A genomic region of Caulobacter vibrioides contains the following coding sequences:
- a CDS encoding glutathione S-transferase family protein translates to MTPVISAYNWVPPPARGLVRDLRIRWALEELDRPYTVETVLHQDKSAYRAKQPFGQVPAFDDGEVQLFESGAIVLHIAEQDERLLPRDPAARARAIGWMFCALNTLEVPLLQLAELNIFSAGQTWTEGARPRVERWVRQRLGELAARLGDKTYLDGETFTAGDLLVADVLRQVPQAMLAETPILAAYLARCTARPAFQKALAAQLADLTGPPPPGWG, encoded by the coding sequence ATGACCCCCGTCATTTCCGCCTACAACTGGGTTCCGCCGCCCGCCCGCGGTCTGGTGCGCGACCTGCGGATTCGCTGGGCGCTGGAGGAGCTGGACCGGCCCTATACGGTCGAGACCGTGCTGCACCAGGACAAGTCCGCCTATCGCGCCAAGCAGCCGTTCGGCCAGGTGCCGGCCTTTGACGACGGCGAGGTCCAGTTGTTCGAGAGCGGCGCGATCGTGCTGCACATAGCCGAGCAGGATGAGCGACTGCTGCCCAGGGATCCGGCCGCCCGGGCCCGGGCGATCGGCTGGATGTTCTGCGCGCTGAACACGCTGGAGGTTCCGCTGCTGCAGCTGGCCGAGCTGAACATCTTCAGCGCCGGCCAGACCTGGACCGAGGGCGCGCGCCCCCGGGTGGAGCGTTGGGTGCGCCAGCGTCTGGGCGAACTGGCCGCACGACTGGGCGACAAGACCTATCTGGACGGCGAGACCTTCACCGCCGGCGACCTGCTGGTGGCTGACGTGCTGCGCCAGGTTCCGCAAGCCATGCTGGCCGAGACTCCGATCCTGGCGGCCTATCTGGCGCGCTGCACCGCCCGGCCGGCGTTCCAGAAAGCCCTGGCCGCCCAGCTGGCCGACCTTACCGGCCCGCCGCCGCCCGGCTGGGGCTGA
- a CDS encoding DUF2306 domain-containing protein: MPKILTRPAWMLMMILSLLVALTAYRYLPRIGPLATNVMANRFVDPFLFLHVAGAATALLIGPFQMLAGVRARWPRAHRLLGRVYVLGCLSGGIGGLALALGATAGPVATAGFGLLGVAWILTTTLAWRRAVQGRIAEHRAWMIRSFALTLAAVTLRLYLPLAAMGPLPFVEAYRAIAFLCWVPNLLLAEAWLFAAPGAAPSGSLSPSRAAAGR; encoded by the coding sequence ATGCCGAAAATCCTGACCCGTCCCGCCTGGATGCTGATGATGATCCTCAGCCTCCTGGTCGCCCTGACCGCCTATCGCTACCTGCCCAGGATCGGACCCCTGGCGACCAATGTGATGGCCAACCGGTTCGTCGATCCGTTCCTCTTCCTGCACGTGGCCGGGGCGGCGACCGCCCTGCTGATCGGACCGTTCCAGATGCTGGCGGGCGTCCGCGCGCGCTGGCCCCGCGCTCATCGGCTGCTAGGCCGTGTGTACGTGCTGGGCTGCCTGTCCGGCGGCATCGGCGGCCTTGCCCTGGCGCTGGGCGCCACGGCGGGACCGGTCGCCACCGCCGGCTTTGGCCTGCTGGGCGTGGCCTGGATCCTCACCACGACCCTGGCCTGGCGCCGGGCCGTGCAGGGGCGCATCGCCGAGCACCGTGCCTGGATGATCCGCTCCTTCGCCCTGACCCTGGCGGCGGTCACCCTGCGCCTCTACCTGCCGCTGGCCGCGATGGGGCCGCTGCCGTTCGTCGAGGCCTACCGCGCCATCGCCTTCCTGTGCTGGGTTCCCAACCTGCTGCTGGCCGAAGCGTGGCTGTTCGCCGCGCCCGGCGCCGCGCCGTCCGGCAGCCTCAGCCCCAGCCGGGCGGCGGCGGGCCGGTAA
- a CDS encoding LytTR family DNA-binding domain-containing protein, which yields MTSTDRRGALQRLAIDILLLTALGLVLGVLSPFGTAQLSPAERFIYWLLSIVGGGLIGVAVDEGLGRRIDGFARRLVLVTTVMTPVVVVWVALIEMIFGHEAFRLPPMLWFRVWVISGLVMTVRILAWRKPAAPAPTVETRVVVAPPLPEAEAAFRQRLSAKRRAARLIAVEAHDHYLRVHTDAGVELLTLRFSDALAELSGAHGFQTHRSWWVAGEAIEAAQWRRGAGELTLTGGLVAPVSRRHAPILRAAGWL from the coding sequence ATGACTTCGACGGATCGCCGGGGCGCGCTGCAGCGCCTGGCTATCGACATCCTGCTGCTGACCGCGCTGGGTCTGGTGCTGGGCGTGCTGTCGCCTTTCGGCACCGCGCAGCTGTCTCCCGCAGAGCGCTTCATCTACTGGCTGCTGTCGATCGTCGGCGGCGGCCTGATCGGCGTGGCGGTCGACGAGGGGCTGGGACGCCGGATCGACGGCTTCGCGCGCCGCCTCGTCTTGGTGACCACGGTCATGACCCCGGTGGTCGTCGTCTGGGTGGCGCTGATCGAAATGATCTTCGGCCATGAGGCGTTCCGGCTGCCGCCGATGCTGTGGTTTCGCGTCTGGGTGATCAGCGGCCTGGTCATGACCGTGCGGATCCTGGCCTGGCGAAAGCCGGCCGCGCCCGCCCCGACGGTCGAGACCCGGGTCGTCGTGGCCCCGCCCCTGCCCGAGGCCGAGGCCGCGTTCCGCCAGCGCCTGTCGGCCAAGCGACGCGCGGCCCGGCTGATCGCCGTCGAGGCCCATGACCACTATCTGCGGGTCCATACCGATGCGGGCGTCGAGCTTCTGACCCTGCGGTTCTCGGACGCGCTCGCCGAGCTGTCCGGCGCCCACGGCTTCCAGACCCATCGCTCCTGGTGGGTGGCCGGCGAGGCGATCGAGGCGGCGCAGTGGCGGCGCGGCGCGGGCGAGCTGACGCTCACCGGCGGGCTGGTCGCTCCCGTCAGCCGACGACACGCCCCTATCCTGCGGGCGGCCGGCTGGCTTTAG
- a CDS encoding patatin-like phospholipase family protein → MRGFRVLAVVMAGLLLSACGTVSREAFTAQDLGAVAPSGLSDVRFSAADAAAGLSFAKDVHSHTAGRKVNVLAISGGGSNGAYGAGVLVGWTAAGNRPDFDIVTGVSTGALTAPFAYLGKDWDRRLTEAYTSQAADRILERRGLDLFFTPSIFRNNALRDLVAKYVDPPLLYAVAIEHAKGRRLMIATTNLDTEEAMIWDMGAIASRGDAAALQLFRDVLVASASIPGVFPPSLIEVEGSNRRLSEMHVDGSVTTPFFVAPETLLLSILPGRDQTGPGEVSVIVNGQIDGGFGFTKGDTLSILGRSWIAMNKAQMRTHLTANAAFTRRNGGVFRYTAIPDDAKGDFSGLDFASEGRRALFTLGYDLGKSGGAWAAPADPAHDTQPSGDTKASRPPAG, encoded by the coding sequence ATGCGGGGCTTTCGCGTCCTGGCCGTCGTGATGGCGGGCCTGCTGCTGTCGGCCTGCGGGACGGTGTCGCGCGAGGCCTTTACGGCCCAGGACCTCGGCGCCGTCGCGCCGAGCGGGCTCTCCGACGTTCGCTTCAGCGCCGCCGACGCCGCCGCCGGCCTCAGCTTCGCGAAGGACGTCCACAGCCACACCGCCGGGCGCAAGGTCAATGTGCTGGCCATCTCGGGCGGCGGCTCGAACGGAGCCTATGGCGCGGGCGTGCTGGTCGGCTGGACGGCGGCGGGGAACCGCCCCGACTTCGACATCGTCACCGGCGTCTCGACCGGCGCCCTGACCGCGCCCTTCGCCTATCTGGGCAAGGACTGGGATCGCCGCCTGACCGAGGCCTACACCAGCCAGGCCGCCGATCGCATCCTGGAGCGGCGGGGCCTGGACCTGTTCTTCACGCCCAGCATCTTCCGCAACAACGCCCTGCGCGACCTGGTGGCCAAATATGTCGACCCGCCGCTGCTCTATGCGGTGGCCATCGAGCACGCCAAGGGCCGGCGGCTGATGATCGCCACCACCAATCTCGACACCGAAGAGGCGATGATCTGGGACATGGGGGCCATCGCCTCGCGCGGCGACGCGGCGGCCCTGCAGCTGTTTCGCGACGTGCTGGTCGCCTCGGCCAGCATCCCCGGCGTCTTCCCGCCCAGCCTGATCGAGGTCGAGGGCTCCAATCGCCGGCTCTCGGAGATGCATGTCGACGGCAGCGTCACCACCCCGTTCTTCGTCGCGCCCGAGACCCTGCTGCTGTCGATCCTGCCGGGACGCGACCAGACCGGGCCCGGCGAGGTGTCGGTGATCGTCAACGGCCAGATCGACGGCGGCTTTGGCTTCACCAAGGGCGACACCCTGTCGATCCTGGGCCGCTCGTGGATCGCCATGAACAAGGCCCAGATGCGCACCCACCTGACGGCCAACGCCGCCTTCACCCGGCGCAACGGCGGGGTGTTCCGCTACACGGCCATTCCCGACGACGCCAAGGGCGACTTCTCGGGGCTGGACTTCGCGTCGGAGGGGCGGCGGGCGCTGTTCACCCTGGGCTATGACCTGGGCAAGTCCGGCGGCGCGTGGGCGGCGCCGGCCGATCCGGCGCACGACACTCAGCCGTCGGGCGACACTAAAGCCAGCCGGCCGCCCGCAGGATAG
- a CDS encoding cold-shock protein, translating into MATGTVKWFNSTKGFGFIQPDNGGSDIFVHISAVERSGLGSLNEGQKISYEPEVDRRSGKTSAGQLQAA; encoded by the coding sequence ATGGCGACTGGAACCGTGAAGTGGTTCAACTCCACCAAGGGCTTCGGCTTCATCCAACCCGACAACGGCGGTTCGGACATCTTCGTCCACATCTCGGCCGTTGAACGCTCGGGCCTGGGTTCGCTGAACGAAGGCCAGAAGATCTCGTACGAGCCGGAAGTCGACCGCCGCAGCGGCAAGACCTCGGCCGGCCAGCTGCAAGCGGCGTAA
- a CDS encoding SLC13 family permease — MTLQQSLAFALIGATVIAFIWGRWRYDLIALAALAAGMALGLIPVKAAFDGFANDIVIIIASALVLSAAVARSGFVDMVMAPLLPKLKDERSQVPVLAGATAVLSMATKNVGALALMMPSALQIAKRTGVSPGRLLMPMAFASLVGGLAVLVGTSPNIIVSEVRQEALGEPFKMFDFLPVGGILTLIAIAYLTVGYRLLPRSRQAAIDVDAALAAKAYVTEVAVPDDWSFHANTVGALKKAADGAVSVIAILRGRKRLESPHSNLKIHPGDILLLEGEQQELNQLIVAAKLRLSDADRPVAMSEPTDEVRVVEAVIGGESDLIGESARSLTLSHVHGVNLLGVSRSGHRMTGRLATIRLRAGDILVLQGSEQSLPAALQALGLLPLAEREVRLGGVRHALLPVIILAVAMALVATGVVPVAGGFFGAAVLVVACGALRMREAYAALEAPVLVLVAALIPVSDTVQKTGGADLIASWLSGAFHGLPPIATLTAMMAVAMAATPFLNNAATVLIAAPIGMGVAQRLGLSPDPFLMAVAVGAGCDFLTPVGHQCNTLVLGPGGYRFGDYARLGAPLTILILLVAPWLIAWFWPFTG, encoded by the coding sequence GTGACATTGCAGCAGAGCCTGGCCTTCGCGCTGATCGGCGCGACCGTGATCGCCTTCATCTGGGGGCGGTGGCGTTATGACCTGATCGCCCTGGCCGCGCTGGCCGCCGGCATGGCGCTGGGCCTGATCCCGGTGAAGGCCGCGTTCGACGGCTTCGCCAACGACATCGTCATCATCATCGCCAGCGCCCTGGTGCTGTCCGCCGCCGTGGCCCGCAGCGGCTTCGTCGACATGGTCATGGCCCCGCTGCTGCCCAAGCTGAAGGACGAGCGCAGCCAGGTTCCCGTGCTGGCCGGCGCGACGGCGGTGCTGTCGATGGCCACCAAGAATGTCGGGGCCCTGGCCCTGATGATGCCCAGCGCCCTGCAGATCGCCAAGCGCACCGGCGTGTCGCCCGGCCGCCTGCTGATGCCGATGGCGTTCGCCTCCCTGGTCGGCGGCTTGGCGGTGCTGGTCGGCACCTCGCCCAACATCATCGTCTCGGAGGTGCGCCAGGAAGCGTTGGGCGAGCCGTTCAAGATGTTCGACTTCCTGCCGGTCGGCGGGATCCTGACTCTGATCGCCATCGCCTATCTGACGGTGGGCTACCGCCTGCTGCCCCGCTCGCGCCAGGCGGCGATCGATGTCGACGCGGCCCTGGCCGCCAAGGCCTATGTCACCGAGGTCGCCGTCCCCGACGACTGGAGCTTTCACGCCAACACCGTCGGCGCGCTGAAGAAGGCCGCCGACGGCGCGGTGTCGGTGATCGCCATCCTGCGTGGCCGTAAGCGGCTGGAGTCGCCGCACTCCAACCTGAAGATCCATCCGGGCGACATCCTCCTGCTGGAGGGCGAGCAGCAGGAACTCAACCAGCTGATCGTCGCGGCCAAGCTGCGGCTCAGCGACGCCGATCGGCCGGTGGCGATGAGCGAGCCGACCGACGAGGTGCGGGTGGTCGAGGCGGTGATCGGCGGCGAAAGCGACCTGATCGGCGAGTCCGCCCGCAGCCTGACCCTCAGCCACGTCCATGGCGTCAACCTGCTGGGCGTTTCGCGCAGCGGCCATCGGATGACCGGACGCCTGGCGACCATCCGTCTGCGGGCGGGCGACATTCTCGTCCTGCAGGGGAGCGAGCAGTCGCTGCCGGCGGCGCTGCAGGCCCTGGGCCTGTTGCCCCTGGCCGAGCGCGAGGTGCGGCTGGGCGGGGTGCGTCACGCCCTGCTGCCGGTGATCATCCTGGCCGTGGCCATGGCTCTGGTCGCGACCGGCGTCGTGCCGGTGGCCGGCGGCTTCTTCGGCGCGGCGGTGCTGGTCGTGGCTTGCGGCGCCCTGCGCATGCGCGAGGCCTACGCGGCGCTCGAGGCGCCGGTGCTGGTGCTGGTGGCCGCGCTGATTCCGGTCAGCGACACGGTGCAGAAGACCGGCGGCGCCGACCTGATCGCCAGCTGGCTGTCGGGCGCCTTCCACGGCTTGCCCCCGATCGCCACCCTGACGGCGATGATGGCGGTGGCCATGGCCGCGACGCCGTTCCTGAACAACGCCGCCACCGTGCTGATCGCCGCGCCGATCGGCATGGGCGTGGCCCAGCGGCTGGGCCTGTCGCCCGATCCGTTCCTGATGGCCGTGGCGGTCGGCGCGGGCTGTGATTTCCTCACCCCGGTCGGCCACCAGTGCAACACGCTGGTGCTGGGGCCCGGCGGCTATCGCTTCGGCGACTATGCGCGGCTGGGCGCGCCGCTGACGATCCTGATCCTGTTGGTCGCGCCGTGGCTGATCGCCTGGTTCTGGCCGTTCACGGGGTAG
- the pgsA gene encoding CDP-diacylglycerol--glycerol-3-phosphate 3-phosphatidyltransferase — protein MKALPNILTSSRLVMALFMFIALAAAAGAVPYVSEQLTAETQFRLERWAFYAFVVAAVTDFVDGWLARKLDAVSVWGAILDPIGDKILVCGALLGLMALGPNAMVVLPAGLILFREFTVSALREVGAGKGVKLPVTLLAKWKTTLQLVAIGAEMILASWSAFDLPPEPSLVGGFTLVAHGLLWLATAVTLVTGAQYWEAARKALV, from the coding sequence ATGAAAGCGTTGCCCAACATCCTGACCAGCTCGCGCCTCGTGATGGCGTTGTTCATGTTCATCGCCCTGGCGGCGGCGGCCGGGGCCGTGCCGTATGTGAGCGAACAGCTGACGGCCGAGACCCAGTTTCGCCTCGAGCGCTGGGCCTTCTACGCCTTCGTGGTGGCCGCGGTGACCGACTTCGTCGACGGCTGGCTGGCGCGCAAGCTGGACGCGGTCAGCGTCTGGGGCGCGATCCTCGACCCGATCGGCGACAAGATCCTGGTCTGCGGCGCGCTCCTGGGCCTGATGGCCCTGGGTCCCAACGCCATGGTCGTGCTGCCGGCCGGCCTGATCCTGTTCCGCGAATTCACCGTCAGCGCCCTGCGCGAGGTCGGGGCCGGCAAGGGCGTCAAGCTGCCGGTCACGCTGCTGGCCAAGTGGAAGACCACCCTGCAGCTGGTGGCGATCGGCGCCGAGATGATCCTGGCCTCGTGGAGCGCCTTCGACCTTCCGCCCGAGCCTAGCCTGGTGGGCGGCTTCACGCTGGTCGCCCACGGCCTGCTGTGGCTGGCCACCGCCGTGACCCTGGTCACCGGCGCGCAATACTGGGAAGCAGCCCGCAAAGCGCTGGTCTAG
- a CDS encoding HWE histidine kinase domain-containing protein, protein MPGLGTAEHGLRQGVSSVRGRLVLLTVSLLIPALLAMGFLLASADRESRGRLYQQLVTTGRALNGAVDRQAATGVSVAETLATDQALIDGDWAAFHARARRAMERRSGWIVVADANGQQVINTLVPYGNPLPRIQRTREETEAFSAGRNKVSDLLNGPVAGKPVITVGTPITVKGQFYVLSYVVESASFASVFRQQRVPDSWVATLLDNKQRVIVRSRLNEKFTGAQASADMTENLRHSTEGVNKSVSLEGVPTMVAYTRSPQTGWTLVVAIPRKELASTVNRSVAVGTGVFLLLLVLGVWLSLVYSRRINRDMRRLVQDASAIGRGETLRPAPRDSLEEIAAVHAALLTASDELKAREERQGVMINELNHRVKNTLATVQALARQTFAKVDGAPLSVFTDRLIALSGAHDLLTRTGWREADMAALVAASLGAHTDRVDRAGPTVALAPHTAVGLSMVFHELATNSAKYGALSVPNGRAALTWRLDPVTDVLSFVWRDIGGPPVTPPTAPGFGTRLIESSIRREQKGQARFDFQPEGLVFEASLPLPEAVRWSNPV, encoded by the coding sequence ATGCCAGGGCTCGGAACGGCGGAACACGGTCTGCGCCAGGGCGTCAGCTCGGTGCGCGGCCGCCTTGTGCTTCTGACCGTAAGCCTGCTGATTCCGGCCCTGCTGGCGATGGGGTTCCTGCTGGCCAGCGCCGACCGCGAGTCGCGCGGGCGTCTTTATCAGCAGTTGGTGACCACCGGCCGGGCCCTGAACGGCGCCGTTGACCGCCAGGCCGCCACCGGCGTCTCGGTGGCCGAAACCCTGGCCACCGACCAGGCCCTGATCGACGGCGACTGGGCCGCCTTCCACGCCCGGGCGCGCCGCGCCATGGAGCGCCGCTCCGGCTGGATCGTGGTGGCCGACGCCAACGGCCAGCAGGTCATCAACACGCTGGTGCCTTACGGAAACCCTCTGCCCCGCATCCAGCGCACGCGTGAGGAGACCGAAGCCTTCTCGGCGGGCCGCAACAAGGTCTCGGACCTTCTGAACGGCCCGGTCGCCGGCAAGCCGGTGATCACCGTCGGCACGCCGATCACGGTGAAGGGGCAGTTCTATGTACTGTCCTATGTCGTGGAATCGGCCTCGTTCGCCTCGGTGTTCCGCCAGCAGCGCGTGCCGGACAGCTGGGTGGCGACCCTGCTCGACAACAAGCAGCGCGTCATCGTCCGCTCGCGGCTGAACGAGAAATTCACCGGCGCCCAGGCCTCGGCCGACATGACCGAGAACCTGCGCCACTCCACCGAGGGGGTGAACAAGAGCGTCTCGCTGGAAGGCGTGCCGACCATGGTCGCCTATACCCGCTCGCCCCAGACCGGCTGGACCCTGGTGGTGGCCATTCCGCGCAAGGAGCTGGCCAGCACGGTGAACCGCTCGGTGGCGGTGGGAACCGGGGTCTTCCTGCTGCTGCTGGTGCTGGGGGTCTGGCTGTCGCTGGTCTATTCGCGACGCATCAACCGCGACATGCGGCGGCTGGTGCAGGACGCCTCGGCGATCGGACGGGGCGAGACGTTGCGGCCCGCCCCGCGCGACAGCCTGGAAGAGATCGCCGCCGTCCACGCCGCCCTGCTGACCGCCTCCGACGAGCTGAAGGCCCGGGAAGAGCGGCAGGGCGTGATGATCAACGAGCTGAACCACCGGGTGAAGAACACCCTGGCCACGGTGCAGGCCCTGGCCCGGCAGACCTTCGCCAAGGTCGACGGCGCGCCGCTGAGCGTCTTCACCGACCGCCTGATCGCCCTGTCCGGCGCCCACGACCTCTTGACCCGCACCGGCTGGCGCGAGGCCGACATGGCGGCCCTGGTGGCGGCCAGCCTCGGCGCGCACACCGACCGGGTGGACCGCGCGGGCCCGACCGTGGCGCTGGCGCCGCACACGGCGGTGGGCCTGTCGATGGTGTTCCACGAACTGGCCACCAACAGCGCCAAGTATGGCGCGCTGTCGGTCCCGAACGGCCGGGCGGCCCTGACCTGGCGGCTCGATCCGGTGACCGATGTGCTGTCGTTTGTCTGGCGCGACATCGGCGGGCCGCCGGTGACGCCGCCCACCGCCCCGGGCTTTGGCACGCGCCTGATCGAAAGCTCCATCCGGCGCGAGCAGAAGGGCCAGGCGCGGTTTGACTTCCAGCCCGAGGGCCTGGTGTTCGAGGCCTCGCTGCCGCTGCCCGAGGCGGTGCGCTGGAGCAATCCGGTCTGA
- a CDS encoding kinase — MVLASVDTTALLAAFIQDERLPPTFAALAEHLHLPLAARIANWAQAPRDRPLVVGVCGPQGSGKSTLALLLTRLLKARGRRTANLSLDDLYLPRAARERLARDVHPLVRTRGVPGTHDPTLGLAVLDALARPGRTPLPRFDKAADDRAPEADWPVFEGPADVILLEGWCVGARPQPQEPLAAPVNALEAGEDPDGVWRGYANNALAGPYRPLFNRLDRLVLLTAPDFATVRAWRGEQEAKLRERLAAEGRDAAQTMDDTALDRFLAHYQRLTEWIAQDLPKHADVTVRLDAHRWPMETHGL, encoded by the coding sequence ATGGTTCTGGCCTCGGTCGACACGACCGCCCTGCTGGCCGCGTTTATTCAGGACGAGCGCCTGCCGCCCACGTTCGCCGCCCTGGCGGAGCATCTGCATCTTCCCCTTGCGGCGCGTATCGCCAACTGGGCGCAAGCCCCCCGAGACCGGCCTCTGGTGGTCGGCGTGTGCGGTCCGCAAGGCTCGGGCAAGTCGACCCTGGCCCTGCTCCTGACGCGGCTGCTCAAGGCGCGGGGACGACGAACCGCCAACCTTTCGCTCGACGATCTCTACCTGCCGCGCGCCGCCCGAGAGCGCCTGGCCCGCGACGTCCACCCGCTGGTGAGAACGCGCGGGGTCCCCGGCACGCATGACCCGACGCTGGGCCTGGCGGTGCTGGACGCCTTGGCGAGGCCGGGTCGCACGCCGCTGCCCCGCTTCGACAAGGCCGCCGACGACCGTGCGCCCGAAGCGGACTGGCCCGTGTTCGAGGGACCGGCGGATGTCATCCTTCTGGAAGGCTGGTGCGTGGGCGCGCGGCCGCAGCCGCAAGAGCCCCTCGCCGCCCCGGTCAACGCCCTGGAAGCCGGCGAAGACCCCGATGGCGTCTGGCGCGGATACGCCAACAACGCGCTCGCCGGCCCCTATCGCCCCCTCTTCAACCGCCTCGACCGCCTTGTGCTGCTGACCGCGCCGGACTTCGCCACCGTCCGCGCCTGGCGCGGCGAGCAAGAGGCCAAGCTGCGGGAGCGCCTGGCCGCCGAGGGCCGCGACGCGGCGCAGACGATGGACGACACCGCCCTCGACCGCTTCCTGGCGCACTATCAGCGCCTGACCGAATGGATCGCTCAGGATCTGCCCAAACACGCCGATGTGACGGTCCGACTGGACGCCCACCGCTGGCCCATGGAAACGCACGGCCTATAG
- the nadA gene encoding quinolinate synthase NadA, which produces MADGFAAPHAFKGEFTPEIEAQTASIWDKVKHHVTPMEWRTQAPLIVEINRLKREKNAAILAHNYMTPDIFHGVGDFVGDSLALAKEAAKSDAQIIVQAGVHFMAETSKVLSPEKKILIPDLKAGCSLASSITGADVRLIKQRYPGVPVVTYVNTTADVKAETDICCTSANAVQVVEWAAREWGTDKVILIPDEFLARNVARQTDVKIIAWAGHCEVHKRFTVQDIADMRAAWPGAEVLAHPECPAEILEAADFAGSTAAMNDYVAAKKPAQVVLITECSMASNVQAESPATQFIGPCNMCPHMKRITLQNIYDALVHEQYEVTVDAEVLDRARLAVQRMIDLPPPAVPARYDLVKAKHHVDVELI; this is translated from the coding sequence ATGGCTGACGGCTTCGCCGCCCCCCACGCGTTCAAGGGGGAATTCACGCCCGAGATCGAGGCGCAGACCGCTTCGATCTGGGACAAGGTCAAGCATCACGTCACGCCGATGGAGTGGCGCACGCAGGCGCCGCTGATCGTCGAGATCAACCGCCTCAAGCGCGAGAAGAACGCCGCCATCCTGGCCCACAACTACATGACGCCGGACATCTTCCATGGCGTCGGCGACTTCGTGGGCGACAGCCTGGCCCTGGCCAAGGAAGCCGCCAAGAGCGACGCCCAGATCATCGTCCAGGCCGGCGTGCACTTCATGGCCGAGACCAGCAAGGTCCTCAGCCCTGAAAAGAAGATCCTGATCCCCGACCTGAAGGCCGGCTGCAGTCTGGCCTCCTCGATCACCGGCGCCGATGTGCGGCTGATCAAGCAGCGCTATCCGGGCGTGCCGGTGGTCACCTATGTCAACACCACCGCCGACGTGAAGGCCGAGACCGACATCTGCTGCACCAGCGCCAACGCCGTGCAGGTGGTCGAGTGGGCGGCCAGGGAATGGGGGACCGACAAGGTCATCCTGATCCCCGACGAGTTCCTGGCCCGCAACGTGGCGCGCCAGACGGACGTCAAGATCATCGCCTGGGCCGGTCACTGCGAGGTGCACAAGCGCTTCACCGTCCAGGACATCGCCGACATGCGCGCGGCCTGGCCGGGCGCGGAAGTCCTGGCCCACCCCGAGTGCCCGGCCGAGATCCTGGAGGCCGCCGACTTCGCGGGCTCCACGGCGGCGATGAACGACTATGTGGCCGCCAAGAAACCGGCCCAGGTGGTGCTGATCACCGAGTGCTCGATGGCCAGCAACGTCCAGGCCGAAAGCCCGGCGACCCAGTTCATCGGCCCCTGCAACATGTGCCCGCACATGAAGCGGATCACCCTGCAGAACATCTACGACGCCCTCGTGCACGAGCAGTACGAGGTGACGGTCGACGCCGAGGTTCTCGACCGCGCCCGCCTGGCCGTCCAGCGCATGATCGACCTGCCGCCGCCGGCCGTTCCGGCGCGGTATGACCTGGTGAAGGCGAAGCATCACGTGGATGTGGAGCTGATTTAG